The following DNA comes from Borrelia hispanica CRI.
TATATTAAAAAAATTATGTATGATCAAAAATTTTTAGATATATTTAAAAACCTAGAAATGTTCGTTGCTCAATTTGAAAATTATGAATTAAAATAAAATGTAAAAATCTTATAATCTTGATATTAAATTTCAATAGATGTATAATGCCTAGAAACAAGTACTCTTGGGTCATAATAACTGATGGTTAGCTTGTTTGTAAAAATAAGGAGAATATTTTGAGTTATAACTTGTCTGGTGCATTTATTTTAATCAATTTAATTGCAATAACTACTTTAACATGCAAGCAAAATATTGAATCATTTAAAAAATTGAAAGAAGAGCTAAGAGAAGCAGAAAATATAAAAAATAACCCGGAAATTTATACTAAAAATGCACATACAGATGAAATTCGACAAAAAAAAATTATAGTAGCTAAATTGAGAGACAAAATTATAAGATCTAAATATACATTGCAAGCATATAGTAAAAATGATGATTGGATAGAAGATCATGTTTTATATGGCGTTGATAATCAACAAGTATTTAAGATAGCCAAAGATTACTATAATGGTGAGGTTTATGCAAGTCGTAACAACAGAAGTTCCAGAAAATTAATTTATTTAGCATTGGAGTATCGACGATTTGCTATTATTAACTTTGAGATAATCCTGAATAAATTGGCAGAAAAAGCAAATGCCAATATTACTTATAAACAAAATGAATATGATGTTAATACAGAATATAATATATTAATAGAAGATATTTTAACTTCATTTAAAAAATATGCCCACAATTATTTTGAAATTGCATTAATACCATTATCTCAAAAACAAAATAATCTTTACTATTTGAGTTTAAAAGATTTGCAACAGCTTAAAGATAAATTTGATGAACTTCAAAAAATAAGAGATGCTGGTAAAATATATTTAATGACAATTTATAATGACTTTCAAAATAATAAAGATAATATTAAAGATGGTGATGCTACCTATTTAAAAAATTATATAAATAATATGAAGTATAAATATAAATTTCAAAAATTAGCAAATAAAGCAGAAGAACTGGCATATCAAATTAGCCAAATTTTAAATGTAAAAAAAGTGCAAATATAATGATAAAATAATAATATTGCTGATGTTTGATTTGCAACAATAAGTGATTGTAAGTTGCTTGTAAGTATTAAAATAAGGGGGAATATTTTGAAAAAAATTTTGTTTATTAAAATTATATCATTTATAATTTTAACTGTTCTAATTGCTTGTAATTCAAGTCTTAAATCAAATTATGAAACACCAAGTCCTGCTATGCAAGGAGATATTTTTATAATAAGACCTACTCTATCAAATACTATAGCTATAAAAAAGATTTTAATAAACAAGATTAAAAGTAAAATTCAAACTTCTCTTGATTTAATGGGACAACATGCACAAGATATTATAAGAGAACCTGCCAAACAACTTGGAATACAATGTACCATTTTTGATGAAGTTTATTATGACAATTTAATACATAAGACAGGCAAAACGTATTCTATAGATAAAAATAAAATCAAACTATTTTATGCATCTCTAAATTACAACATAATGAGATTAAAATGGTTAGGAGATATTCTTCTTAAAATACAAAAGAATAATACTAAGCAAGGTAATAAACTTTACAATGCAATTATAGAAACGGGAAGGGAATATTCTCAAAAGCCATTTGAAGAAATTATTCATGAAGTAAACAAAGAACAAAATAAACTTATTCTTTTAAAAGCTGACAAACTAAAGGAAGTTATGGATAATTTAAATATAATTGAAAATTTAAGAATGATGTGGATAAAATTTATAGATATCATTATTGAAGACTATAGAAATAACACGGACATACAAAATGATAATAGTAAATTGATATTGTACATAGATACTAGATATCAAATGCTAAAAAATCAGATCAATAGTATTAAAGATATAGCTCATAGAATAAGGAAAATTTTAAAGACAATAAAATATTATTATTACATGAAAACACAGATTATTAATTTAAAATAACAGTACCATTATTTAACTAATTCCAATATTTTATATATTAAAAATATTGGAATAAAATTATATACTATCTAGTTCTTATAAATTCACTTAAAAAACTTCTTATATACCCTCAATGAGCATTATGACTAAATATTTTTATTATCAATATAAAAAACTTATTTACAAACTTGACATTTAAACAAAATAGTATATAATACTATATAAGAATGATTATTATTTAATAATAAAAAAGGAGAATATATATGAGAAATAACATTTTAAAGAACATAATTACTATATCTGCTTTAACAGCATTTATGCTTACCAGTTGTAATACTGATGGGACTTTGGCTATACCAACTGGTAGTCAAAAAGGTGGTGCAGATACTAAAACAAGTGGTGATGGTCCATCAAATATCCCAAGAGCTGATGGTGATGTTAATGGTGATGTTAATGGTGATGTTAATGGTGGTGTTAATGGTGGTGTTGATGATGGGGCTAAACAATTAGCAGATTTGATAGTTGTACTTACAACAAAAGTTGAAAAGGAAGTAAAGGTAAATAAAGATGGTAAAGAGCCTGATAATACTCAATATGGATTAAAAGACAGCGTATTTAAATTAATAAAGGATGATAAGCAGAAAACTTATGATGAAGATACAAATAAAGATACAAGACATAAATTTTATGGATCTTTGAGCTGGAAAAAAGAAGCAATTAAAGGCCTTGGAGAAGTACTTGCAAAGCTAGCAGGAGAGGCAGCTTATAAAGATACTTGGCCTAAAAATCTTGTAGAGGTGGGAGAAAAAGTACAAGGAGTAATTCAGGTTACATTTAAACAAATAGAAGACAAAAAAGAAAAGCTTAATACTTTAAGCCTTGAAAAAATAAATGAACTTAATGATCAAGTAAAAAAACTTGAAGAAGCAAGAAATACCTGGATAACATTTGTAGATGATTTAATTAAAGATTATAAGGCTGATAAAGATAGCATCAAAACTACTGTAAAAAATTTGGTAGATAAATACCTAACTCCAAAATACACTGATCCTCTTTCTGG
Coding sequences within:
- a CDS encoding virulence associated lipoprotein yields the protein MSYNLSGAFILINLIAITTLTCKQNIESFKKLKEELREAENIKNNPEIYTKNAHTDEIRQKKIIVAKLRDKIIRSKYTLQAYSKNDDWIEDHVLYGVDNQQVFKIAKDYYNGEVYASRNNRSSRKLIYLALEYRRFAIINFEIILNKLAEKANANITYKQNEYDVNTEYNILIEDILTSFKKYAHNYFEIALIPLSQKQNNLYYLSLKDLQQLKDKFDELQKIRDAGKIYLMTIYNDFQNNKDNIKDGDATYLKNYINNMKYKYKFQKLANKAEELAYQISQILNVKKVQI
- a CDS encoding complement regulator-acquiring protein, which gives rise to MKKILFIKIISFIILTVLIACNSSLKSNYETPSPAMQGDIFIIRPTLSNTIAIKKILINKIKSKIQTSLDLMGQHAQDIIREPAKQLGIQCTIFDEVYYDNLIHKTGKTYSIDKNKIKLFYASLNYNIMRLKWLGDILLKIQKNNTKQGNKLYNAIIETGREYSQKPFEEIIHEVNKEQNKLILLKADKLKEVMDNLNIIENLRMMWIKFIDIIIEDYRNNTDIQNDNSKLILYIDTRYQMLKNQINSIKDIAHRIRKILKTIKYYYYMKTQIINLK
- a CDS encoding complement regulator-acquiring protein is translated as MRNNILKNIITISALTAFMLTSCNTDGTLAIPTGSQKGGADTKTSGDGPSNIPRADGDVNGDVNGDVNGGVNGGVDDGAKQLADLIVVLTTKVEKEVKVNKDGKEPDNTQYGLKDSVFKLIKDDKQKTYDEDTNKDTRHKFYGSLSWKKEAIKGLGEVLAKLAGEAAYKDTWPKNLVEVGEKVQGVIQVTFKQIEDKKEKLNTLSLEKINELNDQVKKLEEARNTWITFVDDLIKDYKADKDSIKTTVKNLVDKYLTPKYTDPLSG